The following coding sequences are from one Candidatus Nitrosopumilus sp. SW window:
- a CDS encoding 4-hydroxybutyrate--CoA ligase: protein MAESVILSPKSIAVIGASDKRGSVGATITSNIMNGFKGTVYPISPTRETVFYKKAYKSVLDVPKSIDLAVIVIKNTLVAPVLEECGKKKIKGVIIITAGFKEVDEEGAKREQEIKDIAKKYKIQVVGPNCLGVMNLDPKTMMNSTFLKVTPKSGKIALVSQSGAICAALVEDASAQGIGFSAVVSLGNKAAMSEVDVLKILANHKQTKVIVMYLEDMGDGQEFLKVCKNITKKLKKPVLVLKSGRSPEGAKAAMSHTGALMGSDEIYDALLKQSGAIRVDTMEELFDYATAFSKQPLPTAGGLVIVSNAGGPAIISTDACSKAGIRMAKIDSIRSKIDEVIPPWGSSRNPVDIVGDADFNRFHNVLDRVLKHPKVGSVISMCTPSGTLNYDKLAEVIVAMSKKYKKTMLASLMGLDEGITNREILSKGDVPYYTYAEGAIRTLAAMIKFAIWVNTKEGKITKFKVNKAKAKKIFDKVKKEKRPNLLEEEGQEVLKAYGLPLPQSALAKNEAEAVKIAKKIGYPVVMKIASPQIIHKSDAGGVKVNLTNDAEIKDAFKTIVKNAKKYNKKAEIKGVLIVEMVKGGKELIIGSKLEPGFGPVIMLGMGGIYVEVLKDVTFKLAPVTDKEADDMIASIKTQKLLQGVRGEKPSDITKLSECIQRLSQLVSDFKEIKELDMNPVLVMEKGKGCKILDVRIGL, encoded by the coding sequence ATGGCTGAATCTGTTATCTTATCACCAAAATCAATTGCAGTTATTGGTGCATCTGATAAAAGAGGAAGTGTTGGAGCTACTATCACATCAAATATTATGAATGGTTTCAAAGGAACTGTTTACCCAATCAGTCCTACAAGAGAAACTGTATTTTACAAAAAAGCATACAAGAGTGTTTTAGATGTTCCAAAATCAATTGATCTTGCTGTAATTGTTATTAAAAATACATTGGTTGCACCTGTTCTAGAAGAATGTGGTAAGAAAAAGATCAAAGGAGTAATTATCATCACAGCTGGATTCAAAGAAGTTGATGAAGAAGGGGCAAAACGTGAACAAGAAATCAAAGACATTGCTAAAAAATACAAAATCCAAGTTGTTGGACCCAACTGTCTAGGTGTGATGAATCTTGATCCAAAGACAATGATGAATTCTACTTTTCTTAAAGTCACACCAAAGTCAGGAAAAATTGCACTAGTTTCTCAAAGTGGTGCAATTTGTGCTGCTTTAGTTGAAGATGCCAGTGCACAAGGAATTGGTTTTTCTGCAGTTGTCAGTCTTGGAAACAAAGCTGCAATGAGCGAAGTTGACGTTCTGAAAATTCTTGCAAACCACAAACAGACCAAAGTTATTGTTATGTATCTTGAAGATATGGGTGATGGCCAAGAATTCCTTAAAGTTTGTAAAAATATTACAAAAAAACTCAAAAAACCAGTTCTTGTTCTGAAATCTGGACGTAGTCCTGAAGGTGCAAAGGCTGCAATGTCTCATACTGGAGCATTAATGGGTTCTGATGAAATTTATGATGCATTACTCAAACAATCTGGTGCAATTAGAGTTGATACAATGGAAGAACTCTTTGATTATGCAACAGCATTTTCAAAACAACCTCTACCAACAGCAGGGGGTTTAGTAATTGTATCAAATGCAGGTGGACCTGCAATCATTTCTACTGATGCTTGCTCTAAAGCAGGAATTAGAATGGCTAAAATTGACAGCATTCGTTCTAAGATTGATGAAGTAATTCCTCCTTGGGGAAGCTCTAGAAATCCTGTTGACATTGTAGGTGATGCTGATTTCAATCGATTCCATAATGTTTTAGATCGTGTACTAAAACATCCTAAAGTCGGTTCTGTGATTTCGATGTGTACTCCATCTGGAACTCTCAATTATGATAAACTAGCTGAAGTTATAGTTGCAATGTCAAAAAAATACAAAAAAACAATGCTTGCAAGTTTAATGGGATTGGATGAAGGTATTACAAATAGAGAAATTTTATCCAAAGGGGATGTTCCTTATTACACATATGCTGAAGGTGCAATTAGAACTTTAGCTGCAATGATAAAGTTTGCAATTTGGGTAAATACAAAAGAAGGAAAAATTACAAAATTCAAAGTTAACAAAGCTAAAGCAAAGAAGATCTTTGATAAAGTAAAAAAAGAGAAAAGACCAAATTTGTTGGAAGAAGAAGGTCAAGAAGTTCTCAAAGCATATGGTTTACCACTACCTCAAAGTGCACTTGCTAAAAATGAAGCAGAAGCAGTAAAGATTGCAAAGAAAATTGGTTATCCTGTAGTAATGAAAATTGCATCACCTCAAATTATTCATAAATCTGATGCAGGTGGTGTTAAAGTCAATTTAACAAACGATGCTGAGATTAAGGATGCATTCAAAACTATTGTAAAGAATGCAAAAAAATACAACAAAAAAGCTGAGATTAAAGGTGTTTTGATTGTAGAGATGGTTAAAGGTGGTAAAGAATTGATCATTGGTTCTAAACTAGAACCTGGATTTGGTCCAGTGATTATGCTTGGTATGGGTGGAATCTATGTTGAAGTCCTTAAAGATGTAACCTTCAAACTTGCTCCAGTTACTGACAAAGAAGCAGATGATATGATTGCATCAATTAAAACCCAAAAACTTCTTCAAGGTGTTAGAGGAGAAAAACCATCCGATATTACAAAACTCTCTGAATGCATTCAAAGGCTATCTCAACTAGTTTCTGACTTTAAAGAGATCAAAGAATTAGATATGAATCCCGTACTTGTTATGGAAAAAGGTAAAGGGTGCAAAATCCTCGATGTCCGAATAGGCCTCTGA
- a CDS encoding reverse transcriptase-like protein, producing MGISVYVDGSGGSNGGYGFFVKETGESFYEKKPEITNNQAEYLAIISALKKFADSDEEITIYSDSKNTVNQLNHEFAINNEELRNLAREAWGVIGKFSNLSIVWIPRKENLAGKMLGS from the coding sequence ATGGGAATTAGTGTTTATGTTGATGGTTCGGGAGGATCTAATGGAGGATATGGTTTTTTTGTAAAAGAAACCGGAGAATCATTTTATGAAAAAAAACCTGAAATTACTAATAATCAGGCTGAATATTTAGCAATAATTTCTGCATTAAAAAAATTTGCTGATAGTGACGAAGAAATTACAATTTACAGTGATTCAAAAAACACTGTAAACCAACTCAATCATGAATTTGCGATAAATAATGAAGAACTACGTAATCTGGCAAGAGAAGCTTGGGGGGTAATTGGAAAATTTTCTAATCTTTCAATTGTATGGATTCCTAGAAAAGAGAACTTGGCAGGAAAAATGTTGGGAAGCTAA
- a CDS encoding winged helix-turn-helix domain-containing protein — MANDPDAKRLLWFIFAGSRGGLTRLKIISKLKENPLNTNQLANELGLDYKAIQHHIKVLEKNNLITKAGEKYGIMFFISTFLEVNMETFEEIEGKLDKSK; from the coding sequence ATGGCAAATGATCCTGATGCAAAAAGATTACTCTGGTTCATTTTTGCTGGTTCTCGAGGAGGACTGACTAGATTAAAAATTATTTCAAAATTAAAAGAAAATCCATTAAACACTAACCAATTAGCAAATGAGTTGGGCCTTGATTACAAAGCAATTCAACATCACATTAAAGTTCTTGAAAAAAATAATTTGATAACAAAAGCAGGTGAAAAATATGGTATCATGTTTTTCATTTCTACTTTTCTTGAAGTAAATATGGAGACATTTGAAGAAATTGAAGGAAAATTGGATAAAAGTAAATAA
- a CDS encoding radical SAM protein → MMLNYDAPLYRPPSEARSLIFQVTLGCSFNECSFCDMYRSKEYSERPWDEVKSEIDMMAKYLPDTRRVFLADGDALNLDSEYMIKIVKYIKEKFSKIERISCYAMPMNILKKTSEELKKMNEAGLDMLYLGIESGSDIVLKKVTKGAIGKTIIKAVNKAKDAGYVMSCMVILGLGGRKYSKEHIKGTAEVISACSPNYVGALTLYLENGIKQEFLDKYDGEFVRINDDESLEELQSLIKQIDTKDEIVFRANHGSNAYTIKGTFPQDKQEMLDKIEWMKQHPEIMRPQGLRGF, encoded by the coding sequence ATGATGTTAAATTATGATGCTCCTCTATACAGACCGCCTTCAGAAGCAAGATCATTAATTTTTCAGGTTACATTAGGTTGTTCATTTAACGAATGTTCTTTTTGTGACATGTACAGATCAAAAGAATATTCAGAAAGACCATGGGATGAAGTAAAATCAGAAATCGACATGATGGCAAAATATTTACCAGATACTAGAAGAGTTTTTCTTGCAGATGGAGATGCATTAAATCTTGATTCTGAATATATGATTAAAATTGTAAAATACATTAAAGAAAAATTTTCAAAGATTGAAAGAATTTCTTGTTATGCGATGCCCATGAACATTCTAAAGAAAACTTCTGAAGAATTAAAAAAAATGAATGAAGCTGGTCTTGACATGCTTTACTTGGGAATTGAAAGTGGTTCGGATATTGTTTTAAAAAAAGTGACAAAAGGAGCAATTGGAAAAACCATCATTAAAGCAGTTAACAAAGCAAAAGATGCAGGTTATGTAATGTCATGTATGGTGATTTTAGGTTTGGGCGGTAGAAAATATTCAAAAGAACATATCAAAGGCACTGCTGAAGTGATTAGTGCTTGTTCCCCAAATTATGTAGGTGCACTAACTCTTTATTTAGAAAATGGAATTAAACAAGAATTTCTTGACAAATATGACGGAGAATTTGTAAGAATCAATGATGATGAATCATTAGAAGAATTACAAAGTTTGATTAAACAAATTGACACAAAAGATGAGATTGTATTTAGAGCAAATCATGGCTCAAATGCATATACCATAAAGGGTACTTTCCCCCAAGACAAACAAGAAATGTTAGATAAGATAGAATGGATGAAGCAACATCCAGAGATTATGCGTCCTCAAGGATTAAGAGGATTCTAG
- a CDS encoding thioredoxin family protein has product MKVQILTTPGCSNCNVLEKMLNEIKIEYEIIDVTEKPEFLKKYPIFTAPGLVINEKLEFIGIPKFEELEKKLQNIK; this is encoded by the coding sequence ATGAAAGTACAAATTCTTACTACTCCTGGTTGCTCTAATTGTAATGTTTTAGAAAAAATGTTGAATGAAATTAAAATTGAATATGAAATTATTGATGTTACTGAAAAACCTGAATTTTTAAAAAAATACCCAATATTTACTGCTCCTGGTTTGGTCATTAATGAAAAATTAGAATTTATTGGAATTCCAAAATTTGAAGAACTAGAAAAAAAACTTCAAAATATCAAGTAA
- a CDS encoding YHS domain-containing protein, protein MKDPVCGMEVGEKGEIFTHNGKEYRFCCASCRWAFEQNPDQFTKS, encoded by the coding sequence ATGAAAGATCCAGTATGTGGAATGGAAGTAGGAGAAAAAGGAGAAATATTTACTCATAATGGAAAAGAATATCGATTTTGTTGTGCATCTTGTAGATGGGCCTTTGAGCAAAACCCTGACCAATTTACAAAATCATGA
- a CDS encoding cytochrome c biogenesis CcdA family protein, whose product MDTYFPKKILVMSSFILFSLVFLGIMYAGTNEIAVDIGQEPSYPSWIAISYVSGLSMIVLPCTLPLVFIIVPLSMGKGHKKGLYMALLFGVGLTLTITAYGVGVGILGQTAELDQISTYMFLVAGIAAFIFGLSQLKLLKLKLPSYSGTPTFIQKRGDYSKSFFMGLLLGNAGVGCPNPLFYWLLIYIAGTGSVEIGASLGAVHGIGRAIPLILMSVLAIIGINATKGLTTNQIKIEKTTGWMLIIIGSFLIINGLPEGHEWYEETFIHEGWNRLVELTPIPSEFEMDEHMHDHEHVEGDLSKEITPLILVSLIGFAVIWYLINMRNQNQVVA is encoded by the coding sequence ATGGATACATATTTTCCAAAGAAAATTCTTGTAATGTCTAGTTTTATTCTATTTTCTTTAGTTTTTTTAGGAATAATGTATGCTGGAACTAACGAAATTGCTGTTGATATAGGACAAGAACCATCCTATCCGTCATGGATTGCTATCTCATATGTCTCAGGATTATCTATGATTGTACTTCCGTGCACTCTTCCATTGGTTTTCATTATTGTTCCATTGAGTATGGGCAAAGGCCACAAAAAAGGACTCTATATGGCATTATTATTTGGGGTTGGATTAACACTTACAATAACAGCTTATGGCGTAGGTGTTGGAATACTTGGCCAAACAGCAGAACTTGATCAAATTTCAACATACATGTTTTTAGTTGCTGGAATTGCAGCATTTATTTTTGGTTTATCTCAATTAAAACTATTAAAATTAAAACTTCCATCTTATTCTGGAACTCCAACATTTATTCAAAAACGTGGAGACTATTCAAAATCATTTTTCATGGGATTGTTATTAGGAAATGCTGGTGTTGGTTGTCCTAATCCTTTATTTTATTGGCTGTTAATTTACATTGCCGGAACTGGTAGTGTTGAAATTGGTGCTAGCTTAGGTGCTGTACATGGAATTGGCAGAGCAATTCCTTTGATCTTAATGTCTGTGCTTGCAATCATTGGAATTAATGCAACAAAAGGTTTGACAACAAATCAGATAAAAATTGAAAAAACAACAGGTTGGATGTTAATTATAATTGGTTCATTTTTAATTATTAATGGATTACCGGAGGGACATGAGTGGTATGAAGAAACTTTCATTCATGAAGGATGGAATAGATTAGTTGAGTTAACTCCTATTCCCTCTGAATTTGAGATGGATGAGCATATGCATGATCATGAACATGTTGAAGGCGATCTCTCAAAAGAGATTACCCCTTTGATTCTAGTTAGTTTGATAGGATTTGCTGTAATTTGGTATTTGATTAATATGAGAAACCAGAACCAAGTTGTAGCATGA
- a CDS encoding glycosyltransferase, whose protein sequence is MVTVNFFSSPIGLGHITRDIAIKNNFQNITTNFVTGSGAAKILKKLEVQVDDVYNPPSFIVKNGTLQNPAKWLWNYYQYYKDCKNISHEILQKYNPRVVISDEDFASLSVAQKIKIPTILITDILETHFTKGLASLIEKKMNKSMFEIIKKCEVVILPEIGNSENNIQRVGPIVRRTDYTREQLREKFLFNKKTIVISIGGTDAGYFLIEKALDAIKKINQDIQVVLVSGPSVQKKYENVKNLGFVENLHEIIYAADVLISLAGKSTIDEANAYGTPAIFIPIKGHFEQEDNAREQGFVFEDIERLDKLIMSKLEEKRNQINTEGAKKAAKIIQSLIDNY, encoded by the coding sequence ATGGTTACTGTAAATTTTTTTTCCAGCCCCATAGGACTAGGTCACATAACAAGAGATATTGCAATTAAGAATAACTTCCAAAATATTACAACAAATTTTGTTACAGGTAGCGGAGCTGCAAAAATTCTAAAAAAATTAGAGGTTCAAGTGGATGATGTATACAATCCACCTTCATTTATTGTTAAAAATGGAACGCTGCAGAATCCTGCAAAATGGCTTTGGAATTATTATCAATATTATAAAGATTGTAAAAATATATCACATGAAATTTTGCAAAAATATAATCCAAGAGTAGTAATTAGTGATGAAGATTTTGCATCATTATCAGTAGCTCAAAAGATAAAAATTCCAACTATTTTAATCACTGATATTTTAGAGACGCATTTTACAAAAGGATTGGCTTCATTAATTGAGAAAAAGATGAATAAATCGATGTTTGAAATTATAAAGAAATGTGAAGTTGTAATATTGCCAGAAATTGGAAATTCAGAAAATAATATTCAAAGAGTGGGTCCAATAGTACGACGAACAGATTATACTAGAGAGCAATTACGAGAAAAATTTTTGTTTAATAAAAAAACTATTGTTATTTCAATTGGAGGAACTGATGCAGGTTATTTTCTAATTGAAAAAGCACTAGATGCAATTAAGAAAATCAATCAAGATATTCAAGTTGTGCTAGTATCAGGACCATCAGTTCAAAAAAAATATGAAAATGTAAAAAATTTAGGATTCGTAGAAAATTTACACGAGATAATTTATGCAGCTGATGTTTTAATTTCACTTGCAGGAAAATCAACAATAGACGAGGCTAATGCGTATGGGACACCTGCAATATTCATTCCAATCAAAGGTCATTTTGAACAAGAAGATAATGCTAGAGAGCAAGGGTTTGTTTTTGAGGATATAGAAAGACTTGACAAGTTAATTATGTCCAAATTAGAAGAAAAAAGAAATCAAATCAATACTGAAGGGGCAAAGAAAGCTGCTAAAATTATTCAAAGCTTAATAGATAACTATTGA
- a CDS encoding aspartate kinase translates to MTKLVVAKFGGSAIGPDGASIPEIIQRITNLKKDSKVIAVFSAPLTMDKGEKRSLTDVMLEQGRNAENGVSPSLDIIKSTYEKILELVNAENKEKCRAVIEQNLEKARKALDEAFESKEFIDEIRSRALAFSGEILMSHVMNYILRSNKIKTETVDFEDWPIITDNNIESTNFLASESRSRMDKTAELLEQSEVVTIGGFIGKTVDNITTTYERGGSDRTAADLGILFHKNYETSIDFEKDSAVVSADPKIIESGLREVHQLSYNEARLAGMFGMKILDPIAIKEIVENGVDMPITVTNMKSPDKVTTIKRTLDEQKGHPIKIVTGKENCAIFRIETTSIQKLLTSLEKDKRYSEFVILSPFTKDGIEFSRILFLDGDYVKRNEKYLLGFDSLATITYNRGVITLIGDEMWRVQQVASRTSAKIGEAGLNILNMDAQEETSRIIIVVEDTKDNIRKAISAIHQEISEINFI, encoded by the coding sequence ATGACAAAATTAGTAGTAGCAAAATTTGGAGGTAGTGCAATTGGTCCAGATGGAGCATCCATTCCAGAAATAATCCAAAGAATTACTAATTTAAAAAAAGATTCCAAAGTTATTGCAGTTTTTTCGGCTCCATTAACAATGGATAAGGGAGAAAAACGTTCACTTACAGATGTGATGTTAGAGCAAGGAAGAAATGCTGAAAATGGAGTATCGCCATCATTAGACATCATCAAATCAACATATGAAAAAATTTTGGAGTTAGTCAATGCCGAAAACAAAGAAAAATGCAGAGCGGTGATTGAACAAAATCTTGAGAAGGCTAGAAAAGCACTAGATGAAGCATTTGAGAGTAAAGAATTCATTGATGAGATACGTTCACGTGCATTGGCATTCTCAGGTGAAATATTGATGTCACATGTAATGAACTACATTCTGCGAAGCAATAAAATCAAAACAGAGACAGTTGACTTTGAAGATTGGCCTATCATTACAGATAACAACATAGAATCAACAAATTTCCTCGCATCAGAATCTCGATCAAGAATGGATAAAACTGCAGAATTGTTAGAACAAAGTGAAGTCGTTACCATAGGAGGATTCATTGGAAAAACAGTAGACAATATCACAACTACATATGAGCGTGGAGGCTCTGATCGTACTGCGGCAGATCTAGGAATTTTGTTTCATAAAAATTATGAAACCAGTATTGATTTTGAGAAAGATAGTGCAGTGGTTTCAGCTGATCCAAAAATAATAGAATCAGGATTAAGAGAAGTTCATCAATTATCATATAATGAAGCAAGACTTGCGGGAATGTTTGGAATGAAGATTTTAGATCCAATTGCAATTAAAGAAATTGTTGAAAACGGGGTGGATATGCCAATTACAGTTACAAATATGAAAAGTCCAGACAAAGTCACCACAATAAAGAGGACATTAGATGAACAAAAGGGGCATCCCATCAAAATTGTTACAGGAAAGGAAAATTGTGCAATTTTCAGAATAGAAACAACATCAATACAAAAATTATTGACATCATTGGAGAAAGACAAACGTTACAGTGAGTTTGTTATTTTGTCTCCATTTACTAAAGACGGAATAGAATTTTCAAGAATATTGTTTTTAGATGGAGACTATGTAAAGAGAAATGAGAAATATCTGTTAGGGTTTGATTCTCTTGCAACAATAACATACAACAGAGGAGTTATCACGTTAATTGGAGATGAAATGTGGAGAGTTCAACAAGTTGCATCTAGAACAAGTGCAAAGATTGGAGAAGCAGGATTAAATATTTTGAACATGGATGCACAAGAAGAGACCTCAAGAATAATTATTGTTGTAGAAGATACAAAAGACAATATTAGAAAAGCAATTAGTGCAATACACCAAGAAATTTCAGAAATTAATTTTATTTAG
- a CDS encoding branched-chain amino acid transaminase gives MKEVGKIWMNGKLVPFKDAKVHVLTHALHYSTSIFEGIRCYNTPNGSAIFRLPEHVDRFFKSAKLYSMKMQFSKKEISDGIIKTVKASGLKECYIRPLAYYGYGTMGLTPTQNKVDASISCWEWKMGESKAGKFSGAKCKVSSWIKIDSRSQPTQAKAASNYANAALARMEALENGYDEAIMLNWHGKVAEGSAENIFVVKDDIIQTPPLSAGGLEGITRDSVIQIIEENGGFVIERDLERDDLYAADEIFMTGTAAEVKSVTQIDKVKIGNGKMGQVTKALQKSFTDVVMGKDERFLPWLTYI, from the coding sequence ATGAAAGAAGTTGGAAAAATATGGATGAATGGGAAATTAGTGCCATTTAAAGATGCCAAAGTTCATGTTCTAACTCACGCATTACATTATTCTACATCAATCTTTGAAGGAATCAGATGCTATAATACGCCAAATGGTTCTGCCATTTTTAGACTCCCAGAGCATGTAGACAGATTCTTCAAATCAGCAAAATTGTATTCTATGAAAATGCAATTTTCCAAAAAAGAAATTTCTGATGGAATTATCAAGACAGTAAAAGCAAGTGGACTCAAAGAGTGTTACATTAGACCATTAGCCTATTACGGATATGGAACAATGGGTTTAACCCCAACACAAAACAAAGTGGATGCCTCTATTTCATGTTGGGAATGGAAAATGGGAGAGTCAAAAGCAGGAAAGTTCTCAGGAGCGAAATGCAAAGTATCTAGTTGGATAAAAATTGATTCTAGATCTCAACCTACACAAGCAAAAGCAGCATCAAACTATGCAAATGCAGCATTAGCTAGAATGGAAGCATTAGAGAATGGGTACGATGAGGCAATTATGCTAAATTGGCATGGAAAAGTTGCTGAAGGTAGTGCTGAAAATATCTTTGTTGTAAAAGATGACATTATTCAAACACCTCCATTATCTGCAGGAGGACTAGAAGGAATTACAAGAGATAGTGTAATCCAGATCATTGAAGAAAATGGCGGATTTGTTATTGAACGGGATCTAGAAAGAGACGACCTTTATGCTGCTGACGAAATTTTCATGACAGGTACTGCTGCTGAAGTGAAATCCGTAACACAGATTGACAAAGTAAAAATCGGTAATGGAAAAATGGGCCAAGTTACTAAAGCACTACAAAAATCATTTACAGATGTAGTAATGGGCAAAGATGAAAGATTCTTGCCTTGGTTAACATACATCTAA
- a CDS encoding class I SAM-dependent methyltransferase, which yields MDYKDDFWKKYADENESRYNEEFAKFTKDLAISLRCTSVLEIGCGTGIDLRLFPDTFQIHGIDLNEYALDIAKEKFSAANFKKGSIIDLPYEDSSIDFVFTHGLLNYLDEDTLEKGISEMYRVSGKYIMNCEKYNNIEERIDENQTSRNMAKRWMDYKVRIVSDVDMHEDIEPEKKRFVLLKKL from the coding sequence ATGGATTACAAAGATGATTTTTGGAAAAAGTATGCAGATGAAAATGAATCAAGATATAATGAAGAATTTGCAAAATTCACAAAAGATCTGGCAATATCATTACGATGTACAAGTGTTTTAGAAATTGGATGTGGTACTGGGATTGATTTAAGATTATTTCCAGACACCTTTCAAATTCACGGGATTGATCTTAATGAATATGCATTAGATATCGCAAAAGAAAAATTTTCAGCAGCTAATTTCAAAAAAGGAAGCATCATAGATTTACCATACGAGGATTCATCAATAGATTTTGTTTTTACTCATGGATTATTGAATTATCTAGATGAAGATACATTAGAAAAAGGGATTTCAGAAATGTACAGAGTGTCAGGAAAATACATCATGAATTGTGAGAAATATAACAACATAGAGGAGAGAATTGATGAAAATCAAACATCTCGAAACATGGCAAAACGTTGGATGGATTACAAGGTGAGAATTGTGAGTGATGTAGACATGCACGAAGACATTGAACCTGAGAAAAAACGATTTGTGTTATTAAAAAAACTCTAG